The Eurosta solidaginis isolate ZX-2024a chromosome 4, ASM4086904v1, whole genome shotgun sequence genome includes a window with the following:
- the Usp39 gene encoding ubiquitin carboxyl-terminal hydrolase 39 has product MSTNGIAPNAKRPKLETKYTPNGKFKEDNDEYELEPSAFNPKYRVCPYLDTINRHLLDFDFEKLCSISLTRINVYACLVCGKYFQGRGNKTHAYTHSVSEAHHVFLNLQTLRFYCLPDNYEIIDSSLDDIKYVLNPTFEPKEIRQLDRAEPKYSRTVDGTLYLPGVVGLNNIKANDYCNVVLHALSHVGPLRDYFLREQSYAKIKRPPGDSIFNLVQRFGELMRKMWNPRNFKAHVSPHEMLQAVVLWSNKRFQITEQGDPIDFLSWFLHTLHRAMKGNKKPDSSIIYKIFLGEMKIYTRKIPPVELDDTQKSLLIATEEYQEKCENSNFLYLTCDLPPPPLFTDEFRENIIPQVNLYQLLGKFNGATEKEYNTYKDNFLKRFEITRLPQYIILYIKRFTKNTFFLEKNPTIVNFPIKNVDFGDILAMKNRDQLKNTKYNLVANIVHDGEPKKGTYRAHILHKANGQWYEMQDLHVTEILPQMITLTESYIQIYERSTE; this is encoded by the exons ATGTCAACAAATg GTATAGCACCAAATGCAAAAAGACCCAAATTGGAGACCAAATACACGCCGAATGGGAAGTTCAAAGAGGACAATGATGAGTATG AGCTAGAGCCATCTGCCTTCAATCCAAAGTATCGCGTCTGCCCATACCTAGACACAATAAATCGCCACTTACTCGACTTTGACTTCGAAAAATTGTGCTCAATCTCATTGACACGCATCAATGTATATGCATGTCTCGTATGCGGCAAATACTTCCAAGGTCGTGGTAACAAAACACATGCTTACACACATTCCGTATCAGAGGCGCATCACGTTTTCCTCAATCTACAAACGCTACGCTTCTACTGCCTACCAGATAATTATGAAATCATTGACTCTTCTCTAGATGATATAAAATATGTGCTGAATCCAACATTTGAACCGAAAGAAATAAGACAACTAGATCGCGCTGAGCCTAAATATTCGCGCACAGTTGATGGTACTTTGTATTTACCTGGTGTTGTGGGTTTGAACAACATTAAAGCCAATGACTATTGCAATGTGGTATTGCATGCGCTTTCGCATGTTGGACCATTACGTGATTACTTTCTGCGTGAACAAAGTTATGCAAAAATAAAGCGTCCACCCGGTGATTCCATATTCAATTTAGTACAACGATTTGGTGAATTGATGAGAAAAATGTGGAATCCGAGAAATTTTAAAGCACACGTATCACCACATGAAATGCTGCAAGCGGTTGTGCTGTGGTCAAATAAACGCTTTCAAATCACCGAACAAGGTGATCCAATTGATTTTCTTTCATGGTTTTTGCATACGCTGCATCGTGCTATGAAGGGTAATAAAAAACCCGATTCAtctataatttataaaatatttttgggtgAAATGAAAATTTATACACGTAAAATCCCGCCAGTGGAATTGGACGATACGCAAAAATCGCTTTTGATCGCCACTGAGGAATATCAGGAAAAATGCGAAAACTCCAATTTTTTATATCTCACTTGCGATCTACCGCCTCCGCCACTCTTCACAGATGAATTTCGTGAAAATATAATACCACAAGTGAATCTTTATCAATTGTTGGGAAAATTTAATGGTGCCACAGAAAAGGAGTACAACACATATAAAGATAATTTTCTGAAACGTTTCGAAATCACGCGATTGCCACAGTATATTATTTTGTACATAAAACGCTTTACAAAGAATACGTTCTTTTTGGAGAAGAATCCAACCATTGTTAATTTCCCTATCAA gaatgTGGATTTTGGCGATATTCTGGCAATGAAGAATCGCGATCAACTCAAAAATACCAAATACAATCTGGTGGCGAACATTGTACATGATGGTGAACCAAAAAAAGGTACTTATCGAGCGCATATCTTGCATAAAGCCAACGGTCAGTGGTATGAAATGCAAGATTTGCATGTTACGGAAATTTTACCACAAATGATAACGCTTACAGAATCTTACATACAGATTTATGAACGTAGTActgaataa
- the LOC137250633 gene encoding uncharacterized protein has product MAEGTYEYECMRAELLGIEKPNEEEFEKARAERLKREQDEQEAAEAALLEQQEDQMRNVGGRLDELNTILTSTQQKINRFKQSAAGSLSNIFSRGSVDIPDGTPSTSATASRRNTTATGGSNSGQSDEKTNSAEAYDDMKEQEEAGDIKPIIPTAKIREAKMDMQKKMTTHLDKLDSLINKAENAEVSMSEQTKQMRRMAK; this is encoded by the exons atggCTGAAGGTACATATGAATATGAATGTATGAGAGCAGAATTGTTGGGCATAGAAAAACCCAATGAGGAGGAATTCGAGAAAGCGCGCGCAGAACGCTTGAAACGTGAGCAGGATGAGCAAGAGGCAGCCGAGGCTGcg CTACTGGAACAGCAAGAGGATCAAATGCGTAATGTTGGAGGCCGTCTTGATGAGCTAAATACCATACTCACTTCGACGCAACAAAAAATCAATCGCTTCAAACAATCAGCAGCGGGAAGTCTCTCGAACATTTTTAGCCGTGGTTCGGTTGATATACCAGATGGCACACCCTCCACATCAGCGACCGCCAGTCGACGCAATACTACTGCAACTGGCGGTAGTAATAGTGGTCAGAGCGATGAGAAGACTAACTCAGCAGAAGCTTACGATGATATGAAAGAACAAGAAGAAGCCGGAGATATAAAACCGATTATACCGACAGCGAAAATTCGAGAAGCTAAAATGGATATGCAGAAAAAGATGACCACACATCTAGATAAATTGGATAGCTTAATTAATAAGGCCGAGAACGCAGAGGTTTCAATGTCGGAGCAAACAAAGCAAATGAGACGTATGGCAAAGTAA